In Kryptolebias marmoratus isolate JLee-2015 linkage group LG20, ASM164957v2, whole genome shotgun sequence, a genomic segment contains:
- the mbnl1 gene encoding muscleblind-like protein 1 isoform X14 encodes MAMNIAHIRDTKWLTLEVCREFQRGTCSRSDQECKFAHPAKSCQVDNGRVIACFDSLKGRCSRENCKYLHPPPHLKTQLEINGRNNLIQQKNMAMLAQQMQLANAMMPGTQLPPMPIFPVTPGLATNASAAAAAAAAAFNPYLSPVSPSLMPPEILPSTPVLMASSPTVSQVPNAAAAQKLLRTDRLEVCREYQRGNCARGEGECRFAHPADSTMIDTNDNTVTVCMDYIKGRCSREKCKYFHPPAHLQAKIKATQHQVNQATAAAAMTQSAVKSLKRPLDTTFDLGITPSVMAPLPKRAALEKANGATAMFNTGMLQYQQALASMQFQQQAAFLPSVPMMHGGTPATVSAATTSATSVPFATASTNQIPIISADHLSSHKYLTQM; translated from the exons ATGGCGATGAACATAGCACATATCCGCGACACAAAGTGGCTGACACTGGAAGTATGCCGGGAGTTTCAGAGGGGCACCTGCTCGCGCTCCGACCAGGAGTGCAAGTTTGCCCATCCAGCCAAGAGCTGCCAGGTGGACAACGGGCGGGTGATCGCATGCTTCGACTCGCTAAAG ggCCGTTGTTCCAGGGAGAACTGCAAGTACCTGCACCCCCCTCCCCATCTAAAGACCCAGCTGGAGATCAATGGCAGGAACAATCTGATCCAGCAGAAGAATATGGCCATGCTGGCCCAGCAGATGCAGCTCGCCAACGCCATGATGCCCGGCACGCAGCTACCCCCTATG CCCATATTTCCGGTGACACCAGGCCTGGCTACTAACGCCagcgcagcagcagctgctgcagctgcagcctttAATCCCTACCTGAGCCCTGTGTCTCCAAGCCTGATGCCACCGGAGATCCTGCCCAGCACCCCCGTCCTCATGGCCTCCAGCCCCACCGTCAGCCAGGTCCCCAACGCTGCTGCAGCCCAGAAGCTTCTGAGAACAGACAGACTTGAG GTGTGTCGGGAGTATCAGAGAGGAAACTGTGCTCGGGGCGAAGGCGAGTGTCGCTTCGCTCACCCCGCAGACAGCACCATGATCGACACCAATGACAACACCGTCACCGTATGCATGGACTACATCAAGGGTCGGTGCTCCAGGGAAAAGTGCAAGTACTTTCACCCACCGGCACATCTGCAGGCCAAAATTAAGGCCACCCAGCATCAGGTGAACCAGGCCACAGCAGCCGCAGCCATG ACTCAGTCGGCTGTCAAATCACTGAAGCGACCCCTCGACACAACCTTTGACCTG GGCATCACCCCTAGTGTCATGGCTCCCCTCCCAAAGCGGGCAGCCCTGGAGAAGGCCAACGGGGCCACTGCCATGTTTAACACCGGCATGCTCCAGTACCAACAGGCCCTGGCCAGCATGCAGTTTCAGCAGCAGGCTGCTTTCCTCCCATCAG TTCCCATGATGCACGGTGGTACTCCAGCCACTGTGTCTGCAGCCACTACATCTGCCACAAGTGTTCCCTTCGCAACTGCCTCCACCAATCAG ATTCCAATAATATCTGCAGATCATCTGAGTAGTCACAAGTACTTGACTCAAATGTAG